A window of Corvus hawaiiensis isolate bCorHaw1 chromosome 15, bCorHaw1.pri.cur, whole genome shotgun sequence genomic DNA:
CAATTCGGTCCTGGAATATTGGAGGGTTCGAGGCTTTGGATGCCGTGATGGTGGAATCAGTTTGTGAATTTGTCCTTCACAAACAGGGCACTCCCTGACTCATTCCAATTCAAAGTGCTGCAAATTTAGAGATGTTTATCAGGATCCAACAGGTCTGATTTACAGTTGGGGATTACAGTGTATATTCATTCTAAAATCCTATTCTGAAAATTGCAAAATACTTGGTGAATGTTTAATAAATGAAGTTTTCTTACCTAGGCAGAGTCTAAAACTTTTAAATCAATGAGGGGAAAGGTCTGGAGCATTCAAAACTCGAAATAACCACTGTGGGAAGTGATGGGCTGATTCTGAGTTGCTGGTAACTTTCTAGGGCAGATGACCCAACAAATCCCTTCTGGGTTTCACTTTGCACGGAAGCTGTAAGTAAATGCTACAGGCAGACTCGAGAAGACGGAGGTAGGCGCTGCTGGGTGGAATTCCAGAATTTCCACCGCGTGTGGATCCCAGCTTTTTCcttccagcaggagctgcccccagcacagtCCCCGGGAGCTCTCTCGGGTGCCACTTGCACTGAACGAGCTGCCACATTCCAGGGCGGTGCAGGAGGTGGATGGAACCCATCTCCCCCTGATTTAAAGGCTGAGCTGATCTCCAGGACAGGCTCTGAGCTGTGAAGTTGTCGGACACTTTCTGCTCAGTCCTGACTCTCCCAAAATGCTGAGTGCGGCTCCAGGGAATCTGGGACGAGTCATAGCCTCGGAAAGGGGAGATGAGGAGAAACACTGACATCCCTTCCTCTGTGTGAAATGAGCTGATTCAGTTTGTCAGAGTGAAAAACAGCCTGTGGGATAAGAATATCCTCGCAGCTGCCTGTGCACTCAGAGAAACTGAAGGGGGTGAATCAGTGCTCTGAATACATCGTGGAAAGTCTTCCTGCATCCCCATGCTCTGATTGATGCCATCAGATATCACCTGTTTTCATGGCACAGGAACTATAATTTCCTGACTTCTTGTAGGGCTTGTCAGAGAGACAATTTGATACTAAATGCTGATTTATTTGAATGCATCTCTCCCTAAGGGAAGCTGCCTCAGTCACTTTGTTTACGGAGCGTGGGAGACCGTGTTTGTTAAGGTTCCTCCACAAAATTTGCTGGTCCAGAATTCTCAGTGCTCTTGGTATACATAAAATATAGAGATGTATTAAGTCAGTGTTTGATTGCATTCTTCTTcctgaaatttaattttggtGAGTCATGAAAACTGAGATTAAATCCTCTGAGCGCAGCACAGGTCAAGGATGACTGTGAGGACACATTTTGGGTTTGTATTATTCTTAATGTTTAAAATGGGTGTAGTTTTATTGCTCTCAGTCATGGGGTATTTTTTCATCCCAAAACTACAACAGCCTgagttgctttgcttttcatggGAGTGAAGAACATTGGGTTTAAATGGCAGAGTGCTGGGGTAGATGCAGTGGACACGCACTGTGTGCCTCGGTAACTCAGCCACATCTGAAATCAGTGGAAGGAGAgcaatgcattaaaaaaaaaaaatctctgccagCCTTCTCCAACCCAAggcttgaaaaaaatgtttgcttggTGTAAATCACCATCTGACATCGCTGCTGACTCATGGACCAGGATCTGTTTGCTCAGGGATTGTTGAGGCCTTGCTGTGCATTAAGTTGTCAGTTTGGCCAAGTGTCACTTTGCAAAGCAGTGCTCGTGGCTTTAAGCTGATGCCCAGCgctgggttgggttgggagcACGTTCATGCCCAGTGTTTCTGAGTTTAACTGGGATTCCTTAGGTTTCTGAGGCATTCTCCTCTAAGCAGCAGGCAGtagcccccagctctgctgcagcggGCCAGCTGTGCACGGACAGATGTTGCTCTGTACACTGGCAAAGTCAGCCCAGCCCTTCAGTCAGTGGAAAGGGAATTTGCTCAAGCGTTGCTTTTACAGGGGGTGTCTGTGGAGGAATGTGAGGGCAGAACAAAGCAGTGACTGCTCCcattttctctgcagagagagCAATCCATGGAGacagagccctgctctgctcctctcctggcaGCATCCTGATGTCtctggggggagggagggaggaaatgcTCGGTATCTGGAGCAGGTCTCAAAGTTCCCAGTACTATTATAGGGTGGCCTTGCTGCTGAGAACCCCAGAATCttttgggttggaaagacctccaagatcattaagtccagcctgtgcccgatccccaccttgttaccagagcagagcactgagtgccatgtccaggccttccctgggcacctccagggatgggcactcctgCAGCCAGATGTGTTGGTGGTCACACTTTGGCCTGGGATCCTGTTAGAGGAGAGGTAAGAAATCGTGAGCTTTCTGTGCCTGGACTTGGGTTATCTGCATTAATGCTGAATCTGGGGATGATTTagtgatttttgctttttgtgtcCTGCATGAGCCAGGATTCTTTCAGCATCTGGAGGGTTGTGGCAGGTAGGGCTGAATTTCCTCTGCTGTGTGTTCACTCAGGATCTAACTGCGTATGTTCCCCAGAACAGCAGACTTTTAATCTTTAATATTATAGTCTCTGCAGCCTAAAACTTGGTAAAGTTTTCCTGTCGCTGATTTGGAAACAAATAACCGATAACTTgcacatttatttcatttttcatttggaaaaatgaaatcagaGCAAGTGAAGTCCTGAGCTGCCTTCTGCTTTATCCACTTGACTACCAGCCTTTCCTGGAAATCAGGCTGGGTAATTCTGGTGCAATTGCAGGGCTCATTTTGTCTTCTTGAGTTTTCCCCATAGTTTTATTTCCAACTGGCAATCTGTTGAAATGATGTAACACAAAGTTCTGCTAAGCCAGGGGGTTTGATCTCCTTGACGGTTTTGTTGTAAAGCCTGCGGATCTTCTCGGTGATATGGAAATCTctccaggggaggctcaggctTTTATGTAACACAGTTGATAGCctgctaaatatttttatgcacaGCATGAAGAGATGGGAGAACTGGCTTCTCCTCATGAGTGGTGTGGAGGAAGCGATTCCCATGTGTGTGGTTTGTAaagcagtgggagctgtgcaggtTCACTGCTGTGAAATGCGGGTGctgttccattttctctctcttctgccCCATTACTGCTCACACAATTAACTGAGAGGCAGGCTAAATTATGAAATTTTACAAGTAAGAAGAAGCTGAAGGCAAATTCATTGCTTTGACTTAGCAGAAGTCGTgacttttgtttttataatgatTCCTGGTTACACTAATAAATGGTCCCCAGTGTCTTTTGTACAGTAACCACATTCTAATGAAATCCCTCATTCCAGTGACTCTTAttaaatattctgtgaaaaCGAAGGTGATAGAATAattgtttgtgctgctgctgagggtaTAATTAACAAGGTTTGAGTGTAGCTGTTGTCAGAATGAGCACACTTTTCCCTGTTCAGTGTCAGAGTCCTATTTCAGATTATTCACTCTTTGCAGTTGATCAAGATAATGTTACAGTTAATGAGCAATGGCCTTGCCTGAGTTATGTTGAATTTTAGGGTAAGTTTAGGTGAGATGTAtggaaaaaattcctccctgtgagggtggagaggccctggcacagggtgcccagagcagctgtggctgcccctggatccctggaagtgtccaaggccaggctggacggggcttggagcaacctgggacggtggaaggtgtccctgcctgtggcagggccagaatgagatgatttttaatgtcccacccaacccattctgtgattccatgaactCTGTGGAATCATATGGGTACTTTCCACTGCAAAGAATGCTCAGAGAAACTCAAAtctccaccagcagcagaagggagagtTTTTTCAGGGATCACTGACCATGCGTGCAGCAATGTCCCAAtggctccttccttccctctccttggcatcagCTGTAGGCACCAAAAATTGCCTCATTTTAAAAGGACTGTCAGGGCTCACAGATGATGGCACATCCTTGGCCAAAGCAAAACTGGAACAATGGAATTCAGGAACCGACGCAAGTTGTGAGCCGGAGGAGCTGCCGGTGGAACACAAAGCAAACGCACAGTGAGGTGCAAGGCTGAACGCTGGAATCTGGGCTATTTTTAACCAGACAGTTGCAGCTGTGGTGAAAAGCTGAGATGTTTGCTCAGAGTGATTAATACAGAGATAGTGGCCAGCTGGTAGTCAGCTCACACATGTGGAAAGGTGGGTGAAGAGCAGTATGCAGCTAAAATAGCTGAACTTGACAGATCTGCAGAGAGATTCTAGGTGGCATTGATTTTTCTGAGTAGCAACAGATCCTAAAAAGGATCTGAACTGAATTTGCATTTGAGATCAAAGTGTTGGCAATGTGTTGTTGGGAAAAGTGGACAAAATGTGCCCCATGAGGTCTGTGTGTTTGCATTAGCAGGGTAGAAGCATTTCCATGAGTACAGGTGCTGAGAAACCACTGCCTTGGCAGCCGTGGTGCCCTGAGGAGGCCGCAGGaaggaagcagctgccagctggcacaggcagctcctgccctggcagaTACAGCAGCGAGTGTTCCTGCACAATGCAGAGACAGTCATGGAATGAGCACGGGGCTCTTTAGGTTTGTGTGTGAGGATTCACTGGGGGGTTGTGGTGTGGGCTGCATTGCAGCTAAAAGAGGGATTTCTTTACCAGGGCTTTGTGATGGATGGAATGGGGGAAGTTTGTAGGCCAGGACCAgtttttaatgaagtttttgGGTTTAATATCCCAAAATGAACTCActggctgctgcctctctggGCCGGTTGGTTAGTGCAGGTTTTGACAAAGGAGGGAGTTTGGGTTTGTGAAGGAGTGGAGTTGAGAATTGTGGAATTAGAGAAAATCCTGAgcggaagggacccacaagggtcttccagtccaactcctcaccctgcacagccccaaaatcccaccctgtgcatccctgagagcattgtccaaatgctcctggagctctggcagatttggggcatccctggggagcctgggcagtgccccagcaccctctgggggaagaacctttccctgatataGGAGGTCAGAGTTGATAATTGAGGTCACAGTTGATCTCAAGGCTCCTAACTCAGTGGCTGTGCTATATCTACAACCTCCTTTTTAGTCCGTACCCCTTGGAGCCTGCAGGCGATGCCCTTTTATAAGTGGGAAACAACAAATTACTCTGGCGAGCTGTCAGGCTGTGCCTCTGCGAGTTGTTTTTCCTCGTTTGCAGCTGCATACGCGGCATGCCTTTTCCCGACAGTGTGTACAATAGCTGGGAATCCAGGGATGCTTGGCAGGCCGGCATCGCTCCCGGCCCGGAGCGGCGGCACCGGGGCAGCGCCGGTTCCGCGGGAGCGGCCGCCACCTGGCGGGGCCCGCCCGCACTGCAGCGGCCGCGACCCGGGAGCGGGAACGGCTGAGGAGGGAAAGAGCTCCAGGATCGCCGAGTCCCGCCTGGGCCCcgtccccaccttgtccccagcccagagcactgagtgccgcctccagcccttccttgggcacctccagggatgggcactccaaacctccctgggcagttccagggcctgagcaccctttccatggggaaattcctgctgatgtccagcctgagcctcccctgACCCAGCCTGAgtccatttcctcttgtcctggaCGCCCACccggctgctccctcctgtcagggagttgtgcagagccacaaggtccctcctgagcctcctttgctccaggctgagccccctgagctccctcagccgctgcatctccttccccagctccattcccttctcctggACACACACAGGGACCCTCAGCCTCTTCAAAGCCTGGGGAATGACCACGGTTTGCTTCGTGATCTCTTTGGATCCATTCCTAAGGGCAGCACCATTcatgctgccagtgctgctgaaacaattaggagaaaaaaaacctggtaTTTTCAGAGAATTTATTCTTTCTAGTTTGCAATCCTTTGAAAAGTGTGCTGAACTCTGGAAAATAATCCGGAGCAGTATTCTAGTGACAAAGAAAACATCAGTGGGACTTGATGTCAATTATTCCCTGTGAgtgtggggaggccctggcacagggtgcccagagaagctgtggctgcccctggattcctggcagtgtccaagaccaggctggacagggcttggagcaacctgggatagtggaaggtgtccctgcccctggcacagggtgggactggatggtgtttaaggtctcttccaacccaaaccattctataattccatGACTTGAGCTCTTCAGTGAGAACTCCAGTTGTCAGTGTCCATATCCAACAAACCCATGGCTGCAGTGGGACATGTCGAGCACCTGCATGGGCTGGACTGACCACACTGGGCATCCTGTCGGGgtcacactgctgctgctgcctgaaggACAGAAAGGTATTTGATGTTTCATTACTGTTCAGCAAGTGGCTGGAGCAGGTGCACTGTTTGGAGAGGAATTCCTTGTATCAgtgcaggcactgcagcagcacctgcaccaAAGAGGTGTTGCCGGTTCCTCTGTAGAGACAAACAAGACATCAAACAACCTTCAGCCCGGTGTCCCCTTATCAGTGTTACAAATAGATCAATAACTTGCATGAAACATGGCTTCgggcagcagcactgtgtgCTAAACCTTAGCGCTGGCCCAGAGGCAGGGGGACATCAGTccctcagccccggcccccCTCACCGACCTCCGGCTCCCCTGGCTGCCGCCTCAGCCCCGGCTGCCCTCACAACCCTGGGCTCTCCTCACTAAGCATCACCCCCGGTTCCCCTCACCGTCCCTCAGCTCCGGCTCCTCTCAACCCGCGGTTCCCCTCACCCCCGTTCCCCTCACCGACCCTCGGCTGCCCTCACTAAGTCTCTCTCCCTGGCTCCCCTCACAGCCCGCAGCCCCGGTTCCCCTTatgcccgcggccccgccgcagatggagcgcggccgccgcgccCTCCCGCCCGTGCCGCTCGTGTACGTGAACACCTTCGGCTCGCACCGCTGCGGCTCCGTGATCCGCCTGGGCCGGGGCTGCCGGCAGAGCCCCGGGCAGAGCCCCCCGGGTCGGGCTGGGGCCCCGAGGGCCGTTCCGGAGCTGCGGGCCGGGCCCAGCCGtgagccgggcggcggcgggaggcgggcggggagcggcggcgagGGGAGACCCGGCAGCCGAGCCCCCGGTACGTGAGACCCCGGGAGAACCCCCTTGTGTCGGGCCCTCTaggggctggaggtggctcAAGTATTGTCTTAATTGTATGTACCAGGAATAGCAGGGCCAGCAGGaaccgggggcggggaggggggtgattcttcccctgttctgggcactggtgaggtcacgcctcgagtgctgtgtccagttctgggaaaaagaggaaattaaaagctCCCAGAAGCCTGTTATCTTAATGTGTGGGTGCTGTGCAATTTTGAAATCTGTTTTGTGGCATTTGAGAGACATCCACTTGCCCCAGGGTTATAATGGAGTAAAGAAGGGGACAATCTGCAGGATGTAAGGATTGACATCCTATAATCTGCTGGGACCAGAAATAAAGATCCCTctggaatcatagaatcgtttgggttgggagggaccttagagatcatccagttccacttCCTTCctagggacatcttccactagacctggCTGCTCAGAACTCCATCCAACctgtcttggacacttccagggacagggcccccacagcttctctgggcaacctgcgcCAGTGATCTACAGCTTCCTTAGGAATGTATTGTAAATActcaaaaaaagctttttaaactCTTTCTAGGTGGCCCACAAGAGGCTAAGACTGACACCTTTGACTTTCCCATCCCTTCAAGAAACGTTGATAAAGTTATTAAAcgaaagaagaaaaaggtatAAAGTGTGGGAGCTCAATTAGCTGCCTTGGCATTTGAGAAGGCTGCTTGTTCTCTGTGTGTGAGAGCATGAAGGAGATTAAAAGATGGAATTGGTAGCCTGTTACTGAAAACCTtacttacagaaaagaaaaaaaggtattatCTTCCCTCTCTGGAGGCTTTAAAATTCTGGCTCTTATTCAATAAAGCACTTAAGTGTGTGCTTACCTTGAAAAATGAGAGTATGCTGTTGACTTAAAGCCTGTACTGAAATGCTTTGCTGGATTGGGGCCAGGGTGCAGCACACCTTGCTGGGTGAAACCCAGCAGGAGaaagctctgcagctcctcttcctctcatgttttaaacaaagaaatCCCACGGGTTGCAAATAAGCGAAGGCAGGAATCTGAGCTATTAACGCCATCCTTGTAGCAATGCAGAATTACTTTCTGCTTCACAAACatgtttctgttcctgttcAGTAGTTCGACAAAGGCTTGAAATTTTAAGAGGGACATTTATTAAGCAGTTACTCATTATGAGATTCTGTAATGTGTGAAGTACAAGTAATCAGCTAGACTAGAACAGAGTTATGTCATAgatatttgatttaaaaacagcaaaatgCTACCAACTGCAGAGGAACAGCTAATAACATCCTGGAATACGGCTCTCCTGGTGCATTGAATAGTCTTCAAAAACAATGAGGAATATATATTATGTTTTAGCAATAAATGTCCTCAAGAAAGGAATTGTGTTTAGATTTAAGCAAGTTTCTCAGATGAGGTCCAGCAAAAGTCCAAACATCAGCATGTCAATAGCCATTTCTGTTTGTTAGGCCACCTTTGACTGAATGCTTTTGTCCACAATTCCAATTTAATCTTTTCAATGTACAAGTCTGAAACATGCCCACTACAGACAGAGCTTTATGCCTCTAAAGTAAAGGTTTTCAACATCTATAAAACAGATTAATATGGATTTGATATGGAAAAGGGCAACACTGTTGCTATTCTGGAATCTGAGTTTGGGGCCTGAGttatgctgctgctgagggaccACATGGGTAAGTTTTTGttcctggaaaaataaacaatcttatttttcccccccattttggATGACTTTGAAGAGAGCTTAATGGCTCTACACACGTTTTCATAAGCTCTCCTTATCTAGAA
This region includes:
- the C15H5orf47 gene encoding uncharacterized protein C5orf47 homolog; amino-acid sequence: MPAAPPQMERGRRALPPVPLVYVNTFGSHRCGSVIRLGRGCRQSPGQSPPGRAGAPRAVPELRAGPSREPGGGGRRAGSGGEGRPGSRAPGGPQEAKTDTFDFPIPSRNVDKVIKRKKKKSEVWHKVWRVISKMLEENERFRSRLLSCSQFNEAGSDRIQRSQNGAYLDRDEFIFGWV